Proteins co-encoded in one Streptomyces sp. NBC_01283 genomic window:
- a CDS encoding DEAD/DEAH box helicase yields the protein MNPARTNTRSSRPRRTENPSFGSGAGSRQDTRFGAPAPRRSGAPSRPGGHGRRPAAVQGEFALPKTITPALPAVEAFADLDMPAPLLAALTAQGVSVPFPIQGATLPNTLAGRDALGRGRTGSGKTLAFGLALLARTAGQRAEPRQPLALVLVPTRELAQQVTDALTPYARAVKLRLATVVGGMSIGRQANALRAGAEVVVATPGRLKDLIDRGDCRLNQIAITVLDEADQMADMGFMPQVTALLDQVRPEGQRMLFSATLDRNVDRLVRRYLTDPVVHSVDPSAGAVTTMEHHVLHVHGADKQKTTTEIAARDGRVIMFLDTKHAVDRLTQDLLNSGVRAAALHGGKSQPQRTRTLAQFKTGHVTVLVATNVAARGIHVDNLDLVVNVDPPTDHKDYLHRGGRTARAGESGSVVTLVTPNQRRDMTRLMAAAGITPQTAQVRSGEETLSRITGAQTPSGIPVTITAPVVERRQRGTSSRGRRSPASAARRANVRQTTFDAAA from the coding sequence ATGAACCCCGCACGTACGAACACTCGTTCCTCCCGCCCCCGCCGGACCGAGAACCCCTCTTTCGGGTCCGGCGCCGGTTCGAGGCAAGACACCCGCTTCGGCGCGCCCGCCCCGCGCCGTTCCGGCGCCCCGAGCCGCCCCGGCGGCCACGGCCGCCGGCCCGCCGCGGTCCAGGGCGAGTTCGCCCTGCCGAAGACGATCACTCCCGCGCTGCCCGCGGTCGAGGCGTTCGCCGACCTCGACATGCCCGCCCCACTGCTGGCCGCGCTGACCGCGCAAGGTGTGAGCGTCCCGTTCCCGATCCAGGGTGCGACCCTGCCCAACACCCTCGCGGGCCGCGACGCCCTGGGACGCGGGCGCACCGGCTCCGGCAAGACCCTCGCCTTCGGTCTGGCCCTGCTCGCCCGTACCGCCGGTCAGCGCGCCGAGCCCCGCCAGCCCCTGGCCCTGGTCCTGGTGCCCACACGTGAACTGGCCCAGCAGGTGACCGACGCCCTCACCCCCTATGCCCGTGCGGTGAAGCTGCGTCTGGCCACCGTCGTCGGCGGCATGTCGATCGGCAGGCAGGCCAACGCGCTGCGCGCCGGCGCCGAGGTCGTCGTCGCCACGCCGGGGCGGCTCAAGGACCTCATCGACCGCGGTGACTGCCGGCTGAACCAGATCGCGATCACCGTCCTCGACGAGGCCGACCAGATGGCCGACATGGGCTTCATGCCCCAGGTCACCGCGCTCTTGGACCAGGTACGCCCCGAGGGCCAGCGGATGCTGTTCTCCGCCACCCTCGACCGCAACGTCGACCGCCTGGTCCGCCGCTACCTCACCGACCCGGTGGTCCACTCCGTCGACCCGTCCGCCGGTGCCGTCACCACGATGGAGCACCACGTCCTGCACGTGCACGGCGCGGACAAGCAGAAGACGACCACTGAGATCGCGGCCCGTGACGGCCGGGTGATCATGTTCCTGGACACCAAGCACGCCGTCGACCGGCTGACGCAGGACCTGCTGAACAGCGGTGTCCGGGCCGCCGCCCTGCACGGCGGCAAGTCACAGCCCCAGCGCACCCGCACCCTGGCCCAGTTCAAGACGGGGCACGTCACCGTGCTCGTGGCCACGAATGTCGCCGCACGCGGGATCCACGTCGACAACCTCGACCTCGTCGTGAACGTCGACCCACCCACCGACCACAAGGACTACCTCCACCGCGGCGGCCGTACGGCCCGCGCAGGCGAGTCCGGCAGCGTCGTCACCCTGGTCACCCCCAACCAGCGCCGCGACATGACCCGCCTGATGGCCGCCGCGGGCATCACCCCGCAGACCGCCCAGGTCCGCTCCGGCGAGGAGACACTCAGCCGGATCACCGGCGCCCAGACCCCCTCCGGCATCCCCGTGACGATCACCGCGCCGGTGGTCGAGCGACGTCAGCGCGGTACGTCCTCACGCGGCCGGCGCAGCCCTGCCTCGGCGGCGCGGCGCGCGAACGTGCGGCAGACCACCTTCGACGCGGCAGCCTAG
- a CDS encoding CBS domain-containing protein — protein MTLVQMQPRPARAAPAHRTAAEAMDAGGPQVCDDMTIEVALSVMASARTGHLLVCDDDGLCTGLVTQAKLTAARDGSAYTDRVQLRDILGDRGPFTSPVATVAEAQHAMRYSRLDALPVVDEHGNALGVLALAG, from the coding sequence TTGACACTGGTTCAGATGCAGCCCCGCCCCGCACGTGCCGCCCCCGCGCACAGGACAGCGGCCGAGGCCATGGATGCCGGCGGACCGCAGGTGTGCGACGACATGACCATCGAGGTCGCCCTGTCCGTCATGGCCAGTGCCCGCACCGGACACCTGCTCGTCTGTGACGACGACGGCCTGTGCACCGGACTTGTCACCCAGGCCAAGCTCACGGCGGCCCGAGACGGCTCCGCGTACACGGACCGGGTCCAACTGCGCGACATCCTCGGCGATCGCGGCCCGTTCACTTCGCCCGTGGCCACCGTGGCCGAAGCCCAGCACGCGATGCGCTACAGCCGACTCGATGCCCTGCCTGTGGTCGACGAACACGGCAACGCCCTGGGCGTCCTCGCCCTTGCCGGCTGA
- a CDS encoding SCO5918 family protein, whose product MRCVIARFPFDLTKSGVLESMKGIKPEQVSGESVIIGRRTYPVKQVGQVITRQDRRDFSSGEVLRAMTQLGFTCRHLAPAAVPTRVLSPWQEASAMLGAPAAA is encoded by the coding sequence ATGCGCTGTGTCATCGCCCGCTTCCCGTTCGACCTCACCAAGAGCGGCGTCCTGGAATCGATGAAGGGGATCAAGCCCGAGCAGGTCTCCGGTGAATCCGTGATCATCGGCCGCCGTACCTACCCCGTCAAGCAGGTAGGACAGGTCATCACGCGTCAGGACCGTCGCGACTTCAGCTCCGGCGAAGTCCTGCGGGCCATGACCCAGCTCGGTTTCACCTGCCGCCACCTTGCCCCGGCCGCCGTGCCCACGCGCGTCCTCAGCCCCTGGCAAGAGGCTTCCGCGATGCTCGGTGCCCCTGCGGCAGCCTGA
- a CDS encoding sigma-70 family RNA polymerase sigma factor, which produces MTAHPSGLLTEAFEAQRDRLRAVAYRVLGSHADAEDVVQEAWMRLVRQDQTTIGNLAGWLTTVVGRISLDLLRSRRARPATDYEQQFANLVVTPDDDLSPDEQVALADSVGLALLIVLDSLTPSERLAFVLHDMFAVPFHDIGQILGKSADATKMIASRARRKVRATDRPAGSDREHRQVVQAFGAAALSGDFEALLRVLDPNVKLSVDTPDGMVVTLGATKVASGARMFSGKAARQRPVLVNGIPGHMSWRPDGSPLSVIAFTVAEGRIIGIHIVIDPAKLASIQLPAPA; this is translated from the coding sequence GTGACCGCCCACCCGTCCGGCCTCCTCACCGAGGCGTTCGAAGCCCAGCGCGATCGGCTGCGCGCCGTCGCGTACCGCGTGCTGGGCTCGCACGCCGACGCCGAGGACGTGGTCCAGGAAGCCTGGATGCGTCTCGTCCGCCAGGACCAGACCACCATCGGCAACCTGGCGGGCTGGCTGACCACCGTGGTCGGCCGCATCAGTCTGGACCTCCTCAGATCCCGCCGGGCCCGTCCGGCAACCGACTACGAGCAACAGTTCGCGAACCTCGTGGTGACACCAGACGACGACCTCTCGCCGGACGAACAGGTGGCGCTGGCCGATTCGGTCGGACTCGCGCTGCTCATCGTGCTCGACTCGCTCACCCCGAGCGAACGTCTGGCGTTCGTCCTGCACGACATGTTCGCTGTCCCGTTCCACGACATCGGCCAGATCCTGGGGAAATCCGCCGACGCCACCAAGATGATCGCCAGCCGCGCCCGCCGCAAGGTCCGCGCCACGGACCGGCCTGCGGGCTCTGACCGTGAGCACCGACAGGTCGTCCAGGCATTCGGCGCCGCTGCCCTCAGTGGCGACTTCGAAGCACTCCTGCGCGTCCTCGACCCGAACGTGAAGCTGAGTGTCGACACCCCCGATGGCATGGTGGTCACGCTCGGCGCCACCAAGGTCGCCTCCGGTGCCCGCATGTTCTCCGGCAAGGCCGCCCGCCAACGACCTGTGCTGGTCAACGGCATCCCCGGCCACATGTCCTGGCGCCCCGACGGAAGTCCTCTCTCCGTCATCGCCTTCACCGTCGCAGAAGGCCGGATCATCGGCATCCACATCGTCATCGACCCGGCCAAACTCGCCTCGATCCAGCTGCCCGCCCCAGCCTGA
- a CDS encoding VOC family protein, with amino-acid sequence MLTNIMYVTVYVTDQDRALEFYTEGLGLEKRIDHPGPDGRFLTVGVPHNPVQINLWSQAAVAGQPVGVPGPLILESDDLRKDCEAMRRRGVTFDEAEPQEYPFGLRIETVDPDGNRVSLRQPRKP; translated from the coding sequence ATGCTGACCAACATCATGTACGTGACGGTCTACGTCACCGATCAGGACCGCGCGCTGGAGTTCTACACCGAGGGGCTCGGCCTGGAAAAGCGGATCGACCATCCCGGACCTGACGGACGTTTCCTCACCGTCGGTGTTCCCCACAACCCCGTACAGATCAATCTGTGGTCGCAGGCGGCGGTCGCGGGACAGCCGGTCGGCGTGCCCGGTCCGCTGATCCTCGAATCCGACGACCTGCGAAAGGATTGCGAGGCCATGCGCCGACGCGGTGTCACCTTCGATGAGGCCGAACCCCAGGAGTATCCGTTCGGGCTCCGCATCGAGACGGTGGACCCCGACGGCAACCGGGTCTCCCTGCGACAGCCTCGCAAGCCGTGA